In Dromiciops gliroides isolate mDroGli1 chromosome 4, mDroGli1.pri, whole genome shotgun sequence, one DNA window encodes the following:
- the ZNF830 gene encoding zinc finger protein 830 — MFWKGSREAETRLPRTSPAAKMASSASAGKRTVKQDELRRLMKSEKQRLSASRKRVESPFAKYNRLGQLSCALCGVPVKSELLWPTHVLGKQHKEKVALLKGPKGPGPGPAPPPPPPQPPAKRTGPEPEGSGAKRARAGGPQASAPAAPGLPVDFFDSGAKEAPPEAPRKASGLSLLPDYGDDDEDEEGEGEEEGGKSEAPAPAPAQEAAPSALPPDFFDQDAPAAPAVFHSGSIQKAEVQEKVVERRENTAEALPEGFFDDPEVDAKVRKVDAPKDQMDKEWDEFQKAMRQVNTVSEAIVAEEDEEGRLDRQIGEIDEQIECYRRVELLRDRQDILKSRLRAALTLRDRQRKEDESPDSDDEGELQDLLCQDWRVKGALL; from the coding sequence ATGTTTTGGAAGGGGAGCCGGGAGGCGGAAACGAGACTGCCGCGGACGAGTCCGGCCGCCAAGATGGCGTCCTCCGCGTCGGCCGGGAAGCGGACGGTGAAGCAGGACGAGCTGCGGCGGCTCATGAAGTCCGAGAAGCAGCGGCTGAGCGCCAGCCGCAAGCGGGTGGAGTCCCCCTTCGCCAAGTACAACCGCTTGGGGCAGCTGAGCTGCGCGCTGTGCGGCGTCCCCGTGAAGAGCGAGCTGCTGTGGCCCACCCACGTCCTGGGGAAGCAGCACAAGGAGAAGGTGGCCCTGCTGAAGGGGCCCAAGGGGCCCGGCCCGGGGCCCGcgccgcctccgcctccgccaCAGCCGCCGGCCAAGAGAACCGGCCCCGAGCCGGAAGGCTCCGGCGCGAAGAGAGCGCGAGCCGGCGGCCCCCAGGCCTCGGCCCCGGCCGCCCCCGGGCTGCCCGTGGACTTCTTTGACTCGGGCGCGAAGGAGGCGCCCCCGGAGGCCCCCCGGAAAGCGTCGGGCCTCAGCTTGCTCCCAGACTACGGGGACGACGACGaggatgaggagggggagggggaggaggagggaggaaaaagcgAGGCCCCAGCCCCGGCCCCCGCGCAGGAGGCGGCGCCCAGCGCGCTGCCCCCCGACTTCTTTGACCAGGACGCCCCGGCGGCCCCAGCCGTCTTCCACTCGGGGTCCATCCAGAAGGCCGAGGTGCAGGAGAAGGTGGTGGAGCGGCGGGAGAACACGGCCGAGGCCCTGCCCGAGGGCTTCTTCGACGACCCCGAGGTGGACGCCAAGGTGCGCAAAGTGGACGCGCCCAAGGACCAGATGGACAAGGAGTGGGACGAGTTCCAGAAGGCCATGAGGCAGGTGAACACCGTTTCCGAGGCCATTGTGGCCGAGGAGGACGAGGAGGGCCGCCTGGACCGGCAGATCGGGGAGATCGATGAGCAGATCGAGTGCTACCGGCGCGTGGAGCTGCTGCGCGACCGCCAGGACATCCTCAAGAGCCGGCTGAGGGCGGCGCTGACGCTGCGGGATCGGCAGCGAAAGGAGGACGAGAGCCCGGACAGCGACGACGAGGGCGAGCTGCAAGACCTGCTCTGCCAGGACTGGAGGGTGAAGGGCGCCCTGCTGTGA